Sequence from the Halobaculum rubrum genome:
TCATTCGTCCTCTAACCCAACAGCGATCACTGACTCGACGCTGTGTGCGGCGTGCGTACCTGATATTGACCGAAGTACCCAATTTAGCATCGGGGATCAGCGTAGTGAACACGGGTAGCAGACCCACCGAGGTCACTAGTGGAATATCCGACCGGAGTGTCGACTGTGGATTGCTGGTCAGACTGTCGGATTCATCCCGCGCCTACAGGCGCGGGTACCCTCATTGCTCTGTATAAGGGGTATGGTTGACCACGCAAGCAAACTACCCCGAGAGGTCTCGAGAGATGGGTATGACACAGTCACCGATGAGCGACTCAGTGGGGTCTACCTCCGAGGGTGCGTAGAACTCCGATGACGGCGGAAGATACCGAGGCACGCTGGCCCTCGGATCGCACTGGATTATCGTTTCTGGCAGTCGTCAGTATCGTTTTCGCCGCGCTCATCGTCCTCACCCAACTCCCGTACATCATTCTCGCAATCGTTCTCGCCTACGTTCTCACGCCCGCACAGCAGCGGCTCGAACGGCGGCTGAGTGCAGGTTCGGCTGCCTTCACCCTCACCGCGATCTCGGTCCTGCTGTTGTTCGTGCTCGTGACGTACATCGTCACGATCGCCATCCAGCAGGGACTGGCACTTTTTACTGCCATACAGGCTGGAGAGTTCAGCTCCGGCGCTGTCGAGAGCCATGTCGCCACCATCGGCCACGTGGTCGACCTCGAGGCGTTGTACGCGACGTATCAGGGGCCGATAGGGACCGGGTTGGAACGTCTGGCCACGGGCGCACTAATCGCTATCGACGGCCTTCCGAGCGTGTTTATCGGCCTCACCGTGACGACCTTCGTGCTGTTTGTCCTCCTGCGAGACGGGACACAGTTGGTCGCTTGGCTTCGCACAGTCGTTCCCGTGTCCGAACCCGTACAGCGGGAACTGATGGGCGAACTCGATGACCTCATGTGGGCGTCCGTCGTCGGTAACGTCGCCGTCGCGGGGATCCAAGCCGTACTACTCGGGACCGTATTGGTGCTTGTTGACATGCCTGGGTTCGTCTTCTTGACCGTGGTGACGTTCGTCCTCTGCTTGCTCCCACTTGTGGGGGCGTTCGGAGTCTGGGTTCCGGCTTCGGTCTTCCTGCTCGCGATGGGGCGCCCCGTGGCAGCGCTGATCATCGTCGGCACCGGCTCCGTAGTTAGTGTCTCGGACACCTATCTTCGGCCGCTGATCATCAACAGAAGCGGGGCATTGAACGTCGCGGTCATCACCGTTGGCATCTTCGGAGGCATCATTGTGTTCGGGGTGGTCGGTCTGTTCATCGGGCCGGTCGTCCTCGGGGGCACGAGGGTCATCCTCGACCAGTTTGCCCGGGAACGGGCCGAATCGACCAGCGGCTGAAGACCGTTCGCGATCACCGAATTCGACTACGACGGGGACGTGCCAACTGCTGCAGACATCGTCTCCCGAAGTACGGCTGCTATCTCGGTCGGGCGAGTTGAGTGACGAATACGGACGCGTTCCGCACTTCCGACCCGCTCGACCTGTGTATGTCCGTACTCGCCGGATCTCCTCGCCTACTCGTTTCGCGTGGACGCGGGCAACTCGTTCGCTCGGCGGCCATCACCGCCGCCGAGGCAGTTCGGGCGTCCGCGGGGCGACCGCGGATCGAAACGACCACGACGCTCCCGCCGCGGCCGTCACCGTATGTCCGCGTCGATCGCGTCGACGTACTCCGCGGTGTTCGCCCCCGAGCTGTTCGTGCTCCTGTGTGGACTGACGGCCGTCTGCTACGAGTGGTGGCAGTCGACCCGGCGGTCGTGGACCGGGATCGCCGCCCGAGTCGGCGTGCTCGGGTTCGGCTGGACGGTCGCGTTCGCCGTCTACCAGGGTTTCCCCGCGCTCCTCACGGTCGCGCCGGCGTGGGTGACGGACGCCACCGGAAGCCTGGGCCTCGGGGTCGGGCTCTCGGTCATCTGGGGCTGGTGGCGGCGTGCCGACTGGGGGTCGATCGTCCCCGACTACGCGCTCCTGCTCGTCGCCGTGACCGTCCCGCACCTTCTGATCACGCCCGTGTGGGACGTGTCGAGCCACGTCCTGTACGCGGTGGTTCCGGCCGGCTTCCTCGCGCTCGTCGACCGGCGCGCGGCGCCGCTCGCGCTCGTCGCGCTCGGGATGGTCGTCGCCCGCCCCCTCGCGGGCGCCCACACCTGGGGCGAGTCGCTCGGCGGGCTGGCGCTCGGCGTCGCGGCGCTGGCGGCGTACGCGTCGATCACCGGGATCGGCGACCCGTCCTCGACCGCGTAGTCGCAGGGACCCCTCACCGGGGGCGGCGCCCGCGTCCGGGCCGCCGCCCCGGCGCTTGCCAGCGTTTAAGAACGGCCGCGAGCGAGTGGAACCAACAGCATGGTCGAGCCGATCCTCAAGTGGGCGGGGGGCAAACGCCAGTTGCTCTCCGAGATCACGGGGCAGTTCCCCGCCGACTTCGAGTGCTATCACGAGCCGTTCGTCGGCGGCGGCGCCGTCTACTTCCACCTGGAACCGGAGCGCGGCTCGATCAACGACCTCAATGACCGGTTGGTGACGCTGTACGAGGTCATCCGGGACCGCGATCCCGAGGACCTGATCGCGGAGAACGAGACGCACGAACACGACGAGGACTACTACTACGACGCCCGCGACGAGTTCAACGACCTCCACGAGGTCGACGACAAGACCGACGACCAGCGGCTCCGT
This genomic interval carries:
- a CDS encoding AI-2E family transporter, which gives rise to MTAEDTEARWPSDRTGLSFLAVVSIVFAALIVLTQLPYIILAIVLAYVLTPAQQRLERRLSAGSAAFTLTAISVLLLFVLVTYIVTIAIQQGLALFTAIQAGEFSSGAVESHVATIGHVVDLEALYATYQGPIGTGLERLATGALIAIDGLPSVFIGLTVTTFVLFVLLRDGTQLVAWLRTVVPVSEPVQRELMGELDDLMWASVVGNVAVAGIQAVLLGTVLVLVDMPGFVFLTVVTFVLCLLPLVGAFGVWVPASVFLLAMGRPVAALIIVGTGSVVSVSDTYLRPLIINRSGALNVAVITVGIFGGIIVFGVVGLFIGPVVLGGTRVILDQFARERAESTSG